One part of the Eptesicus fuscus isolate TK198812 chromosome 20, DD_ASM_mEF_20220401, whole genome shotgun sequence genome encodes these proteins:
- the MRM3 gene encoding rRNA methyltransferase 3, mitochondrial isoform X1: MAVLVKGVGWAPRPLLPVVQTWDLDARRWVRALRRSPVKVLFPSGQVLDRKPGPGKQPRKAAAEAGPHVQRPKQPPQEPPAQTPSTWEESGLRYDKAFPGDKRLSSVMTVVKSRPFREKQGKILLEGRRLIADALKAGAVPKTFFFSRLEYLKELPVDKLKGVSLIKVKFEDIKEWSDLVTPQGIMGIFAKPDHVKMTFPETQLRHSLPLLLICDNLRDPGNLGTILRSAAGAGCSKVLLTKGCVDAWEPKVLRAGMGAHFQVPIVNNLDWETVPKYLPNDTRVHVADNCGFYAQTQKSNKATDHGWVCDQQLAKLHKYEEEEDEDLDTGASKDWLPKLEVQSYDSDWTEAPAAVVIGGETHGLSVESLRLAESTGGRRLLIPVVPGVDSLNSAVAASILLFEGRRQLRLKAAPASRGGS, translated from the exons ATGGCGGTCCTGGTGAAGGGCGTGGGATGGGCCCCACGGCCGCTGCTGCCGGTGGTCCAGACCTGGGACCTCGACGCCCGGCGCTGGGTCCGGGCGCTGCGGCGGAGCCCCGTGAAAGTGTTGTTTCCGTCCGGACAGGTGTTGGACCGGAAGCCCGGTCCCGGGAAGCAGCCCCGGAAGGCGGCGGCCGAGGCCGGTCCCCACGTGCAGCGACCGAAGCAGCCGCCTCAGGAGCCCCCAGCCCAGACGCCCAGCACTTGGGAAGAGTCGGGGCTTCGCTACGACAAGGCCTTCCCCGGGGACAAAAGGCTGAG CAGCGTGATGACAGTAGTTAAGTCCAGGCCATTTCGGGAAAAGCAAGGGAAGATCCTGCTGGAAGGTCGCAGGCTGATTGCAGACGCCCTCAAGGCTGGTGCTGTGCCCAAAACGTTCTTCTTTAGCCGCCTGGAATACCTAAAGGAGCTGCCCGTTGATAAGCTGAAAGGTGTCAGCCTCATTAAGGTGAAATTTGAGGATATCAAGGAATGGTCCGACCTAGTAACACCACAAGGAATAATGG GGATTTTTGCCAAACCTGATCATGTTAAGATGACATTCCCAGAGACTCAGCTTCGCCATTCACTGCCCTTATTGTTGATTTGTGACAATCTCAGAGACCCTGGGAACCTGGGGACGATTCTGAGATCTGCTGCTGGGGCAGGTTGCAGCAAAGTACTGCTCACCAAAG GCTGCGTGGATGCCTGGGAACCCAAAGTGCTGCGGGCAGGTATGGGTGCGCATTTCCAGGTGCCCATCGTCAACAACCTGGACTGGGAGACGGTGCCCAAGTACTTGCCCAATGATACCCGGGTCCACGTGGCAGACAACTGTGGCTTTTACGCCCAGACCCAGAAATCTAATAAAGCCACTGACCATGGCTGGGTCTGTGACCAACAACTCGCGAAGCTTCACAAgtatgaggaagaggaggatgaggatCTAGACACTGGAGCCAGTAAAGACTGGCTCCCTAAACTTGAGGTCCAGAGTTACGATTCGGACTGGACAGAGGCACCAGCAGCTGTGGTCATAGGGGGGGAGACCCATGGCCTGAGCGTGGAGTCCCTGCGGTTGGCTGAGAGCACCgggggcaggaggctgctgatcccTGTAGTGCCTGGCGTGGACAGCCTGAACTCGGCCGTGGCCGCCAGCATCCTGCTCTTTGAAGGGCGGAGACAGCTGCGGCTAAAGGCTGCGCCCGCGAGCAGGGGCGGGAGCTAG
- the MRM3 gene encoding rRNA methyltransferase 3, mitochondrial isoform X2 yields the protein MTFPETQLRHSLPLLLICDNLRDPGNLGTILRSAAGAGCSKVLLTKGCVDAWEPKVLRAGMGAHFQVPIVNNLDWETVPKYLPNDTRVHVADNCGFYAQTQKSNKATDHGWVCDQQLAKLHKYEEEEDEDLDTGASKDWLPKLEVQSYDSDWTEAPAAVVIGGETHGLSVESLRLAESTGGRRLLIPVVPGVDSLNSAVAASILLFEGRRQLRLKAAPASRGGS from the exons ATGACATTCCCAGAGACTCAGCTTCGCCATTCACTGCCCTTATTGTTGATTTGTGACAATCTCAGAGACCCTGGGAACCTGGGGACGATTCTGAGATCTGCTGCTGGGGCAGGTTGCAGCAAAGTACTGCTCACCAAAG GCTGCGTGGATGCCTGGGAACCCAAAGTGCTGCGGGCAGGTATGGGTGCGCATTTCCAGGTGCCCATCGTCAACAACCTGGACTGGGAGACGGTGCCCAAGTACTTGCCCAATGATACCCGGGTCCACGTGGCAGACAACTGTGGCTTTTACGCCCAGACCCAGAAATCTAATAAAGCCACTGACCATGGCTGGGTCTGTGACCAACAACTCGCGAAGCTTCACAAgtatgaggaagaggaggatgaggatCTAGACACTGGAGCCAGTAAAGACTGGCTCCCTAAACTTGAGGTCCAGAGTTACGATTCGGACTGGACAGAGGCACCAGCAGCTGTGGTCATAGGGGGGGAGACCCATGGCCTGAGCGTGGAGTCCCTGCGGTTGGCTGAGAGCACCgggggcaggaggctgctgatcccTGTAGTGCCTGGCGTGGACAGCCTGAACTCGGCCGTGGCCGCCAGCATCCTGCTCTTTGAAGGGCGGAGACAGCTGCGGCTAAAGGCTGCGCCCGCGAGCAGGGGCGGGAGCTAG